In Desulfovibrio legallii, a single genomic region encodes these proteins:
- a CDS encoding 4Fe-4S dicluster domain-containing protein, whose product MNKVGITHIHAECIGCKACEVQCRSIHGDQIVSPFCQIREALHKKQRPHAVEFTYLACFHCKKPKCVPACPTGAMRARADGLVYLEADLCDGCKACIAACPWHIPVWNPRTGKVEKCDLCKDRIDQGLEPACVATCAMSCLHFSGVDAAQPH is encoded by the coding sequence ATGAATAAAGTCGGCATCACACATATACATGCGGAGTGTATAGGCTGCAAAGCCTGTGAAGTGCAGTGCCGCAGCATTCACGGAGATCAGATCGTCAGCCCCTTTTGTCAGATTCGGGAGGCGCTGCACAAAAAGCAGCGGCCCCATGCCGTGGAGTTTACTTATCTTGCCTGTTTTCACTGCAAAAAACCCAAGTGCGTGCCCGCCTGCCCCACAGGAGCCATGCGTGCGCGTGCCGATGGGCTTGTCTACCTGGAGGCCGACCTCTGCGACGGCTGCAAAGCCTGCATTGCGGCCTGCCCGTGGCACATCCCCGTATGGAACCCCCGGACCGGCAAAGTGGAAAAGTGCGATCTGTGCAAAGACCGCATTGACCAAGGCCTGGAACCGGCCTGTGTGGCTACCTGCGCCATGAGTTGTCTGCACTTTTCCGGCGTGGACGCTGCACAACCGCACTAG